One Danaus plexippus chromosome 3 unlocalized genomic scaffold, MEX_DaPlex mxdp_25, whole genome shotgun sequence genomic window, TACATTTAACAATGATATAGTcattttctcttttataatattattttacggataaaatgaagttgtataacaaattttcCTGTATTATGTTACAACgttacacatattttatattaattaataatttatttcctcCTCCGGCTCCTGACCATGGTCCAACCGGGTTCCACATCCTCATCCATTGGTTCAGGTTCATTATGTGATGCAGCTGCACTTGTTGCAGCTTCACTTTCTTCATCACTGTTGTCCTCACCGCTGCTTGTGGTATCGTCATCAGGGTTACCATgacactaataaaatattctacattACAGTTAAcccttcatttatttaatgtgttacactgttttttttttttctttttacaacCTCTTTGATAttgtactttttaataaagatgaatattttaatctttttacattaaaacaacTTACTTGAGGTGGTATAGATTCATGTATTGGTTCACTCAGCCATTTTTGACATTTGGGCATTGATTCTATATGATTTCTGAGTTCTTCATGACGTCCTTCTTTTAAAAGGCCCAGGTAGAAAACCAGTAACGATGCTacctctataaaaaaaaattgatattgaaAGTAGTTACTAGTTACACATCTATTTTTGAATcttgttatgtataaaaagggtttccaaaaacaaaaacatttttacctTTAGGTGAATTATCGTGGCACACTGTCTCAAATTCTTCATCCATTAAGTCCTCTAGTAGTTCTGTTAAATCGTCCCGGTCGACTACATTTTCTACACAATATCTTGCTACATAAACACACATCAGTTGAGCTGTCTGaaaaaatacgtattaaaaaaagctCACGTTGATTATTGttcaatttttcattaataaatataactacttACTTTTTCGCCGCCCGGAGCGCCCATTCCATGCTCTACGGCCAGCTGTAAAGCAGTCCAATTGTTGAAAACAAGATCAACAATGGGCTTAAAATCATCGTACAACATTTTTACGATTGAATTTTcactcaaataataatattgttacacTTATCGATCGTCAcacattcttataaaattcaaaatacctATAACCTATACAAGTATCGTTAATACATAGTAATGAAATATTGGTGAGTACTGAGTAAGCGACAGTAACAACTGACATCTGTGTTTGACACATTTTGATTGTAAAGTGAAATGAAAgttgagaaaatatattcttaaaagcTAAATAGTATCTTAGTAGCTGGAACGttgcaatataattaataggatattattgattatctaataaatcttattgtaaaactaaaaacgaatttaaattcaaattataatttttataaaataaataaaattaaaaaaatagaatattcttaaatttccgATCaggcaaaaatttttaatttaatagacgaataattacaatatttacattgttttacataaaataaaaaattcaaaatgacaAATGACAGTTGTAAACAATCGCGCGCAATGCTgttgaactaaaaaatatatttgaggcTCGCCAAAgtgtataaatatgttaaataaggttttataatgctctaattgtaaataatattcgaaATTTTATTAGACTATTGACTTAGTAAATAACATGAATGAAGATATAAATGTTACGTTTATTATCCCTCCGGAGTGCAGAAATGAAAATGATTGTTCTGAGGAAATGCAGCTGGCTTTCACTGTAAGAACTTGACTAGATAATtgacacatatattatttagtgcttttaaatttttcaaaatattttaaccggTCAATTGGATAGTTTTCCGTCAATTACAGTTCTCTCAATTAAATGCTTAGTGTTTCGTAATGTtccatttaattatcattttaaattttaggcTTGTGAGCAACACAGCGGTGGAGGTATCAAGGCGCAGTGGCAAGCCCAGGCTACTTGGAAGAAATTTATAGGACTAACAAAGAAAGATGTTTTTGTTGTTTCTGAGTTTCAAGGAGAGTTTTTTGAGAGACTCAGGTTGACCAAATGTTTGTGGGTATTCGTTTtgctttatgaaatattttttacattattagaccagaaaaatatcttttaaaccGAAATTTGTAGATTAGTAGGGCCTCGATGTATTTCGTGTTGTCTAACGGAGGGCATATCAATACCATCAGGCCCTGAGCCGGTTTTCACTATAGCCATGAGAGGTCTTGTGGTCACAGCCAGTGGTCTTTCAAAACAACAGAAGGTATGatgcttatatattatatatttatggcatataagatataatttgttaaagttCGTCatgagtataatatatttggtaaaataaaaagttgtcCACACCCTTGTAACATGCTTTTTGTGTATGGAAATTTGAACTGATTTGTGTCAAGTTGTCTCGGTGtcttattatgataaaattaactatgGAGCACATATTAATGGtgattaaatgaatatttttggaaGTACTAtcgcattttttttctatcccTAAAGTGACTCCGGATTGGACTGTAATGATGGATACATATGAGAAACCATACAGAATCTCAGAGTATATTTGTGAGTCTGCCTCCaaaccagacatatttatgtaattgcgaattttaaagcgcgttgtgttaatagagcttacagttccttgggaaaccaacatccctaGAGATCATTCCACCGAGGTCAATAAGTCTACCTCACTAGGAATAGGTTCATCATTTGTATTTGACGACTAGATGATAAGgacagacattttcatctcatCTCCCCGTGACCACATGAtcccgaaacgtcgggagtatgtagtttaaaataataaaaaaaagcgaTGGTACTTCCGAAAacgttagttttatttaaattaatattcacgaatgtcttagatatcattatattaatgttaaaagtatAGAGCAGTTTGAGAAAGCTTTTGTTGTGTACGCAGGAAAATATCAAGAAGAAAGTTCATTGGATGGGAGGATTATATAGCACGGTGCTGACAGAAGACACCACTCACCTAGTAGCAGACACAGTGCTCTCCGATAAATATGTTGTATGTTTaccttaatacatatatatatatatatatatatatatatatatataaatttgttgtatACCATAAGCAGTGAGACCTGCAAAATAACAATTGTACTATAAGAGTCAACTTAAGTTTTTTATCTTGTCTGttagcatttatttttatattggccCATAATGGCCTAAATTATAACGGCCCATACAGCAGTCCATTTAATAAGATTGCATTTTGTCTTTTGAGCTCTGGACCTTTTAACTTGTCAAAATTTATCTCATCAAAAcagtcattatttaaattgtcctTATAAGATTATCAAGGAAGTGTTCAGATTATGTTGTGTTTAATATAGAAAGCTGTGGAAAGGAATTTACCCGTGATGAAGGATACCTGGATTGAAGCGGTATGGGAAACATCTCTGAGGCTAAACATAAGTGCTGCCTCATCAGACTTCGACGATCATAAATTACCACCATTTGCAAACTTACAGGTACTTTtactatttaacataaaactaaaaacatttttttccatgttaatttttttttattagtttttggaTGTTTGGCAAGAATGAAACCTCTTTATACAGTTGCAGTGTTTTgagacaagttttttttttttaatgatatttgattttagGTCACAACAACCGGCATAACTAAAAAGGACAAGGCGTTGGTAATGAAGCTTGTCAGTGAAAATGGCGGAACATTCTCCGGAGCATTCCAGAGCGAGACAACAGATATTGTTGTTCTCAATAAGTGAGTttgtagaattatataaattattcatagttttatgGAAAACATGACTTTGCAGATTAGCTTTTGGTCATTTGTGACATAGACTACTTATAAGCACTTTTTGTACGACATTATATATTGAGTCCATTCATCGCAGTCATGATAAAATTGGggaacatacataaaaaaaatataagtacgaGTTGAGAACCTCCTCTTATTTTGAAGTTGGTCAATAATGTAACagcatgtatttatttgtaatacaattaatattcatattatatatatttgtactatATGAGACTTTTTCTTCTAGGGACAGTATAGGAAGTGAGAAATATAAAGCGGCTTTGGAATATGGTAAGGCATGTGTTCTACCGTCCTGGGTGATTGATTCCGCTGCCCGTGGTGTGGCGCTGcctttatcaaaatatagaGTCGCTGGGGCCTCTACATCATCACCTCTATCGGAACATAGAGCACCGGATATGAGTGAGTGTactgaaatatgttttatatatatttgtgcgAGTGTAACCATTTGTATGTCTGTCTATAGGTTTGAATTTCTCAAGAATAACAAATCTGAGACCTCCCAGTAATTTTGTCGATGAGAGCAGAGCCGTCGATATTTCAACAATGTCTGGTAGAATGAAGGTTAGTGTATGAGAAGAAAGTATTCAGTCCTATGACAATATTATTGATCAATTCTTTGGTGGAGAAACattctaattattaattacttttcagcTATCACAGGAAGCAAAGAAATCAAATGATACTTCAGCAGAGAAGGAATTGTTGTCTCATTTTGAGAAGCTTGATGTGACTACTATCAAAAAAGCCGGACCCATATTCGATGGATTCTGTGTGAGTTATTTTGTCATTCTTTACCTCTGATCCTTAGGcttataagatttttgtttcCTTATTCACTCTTAGATGACAAGTTATTTATAGTGTTAAAAtactaatgtattataaaacggTGATCTCTTTGATAGTAAGGTTGTACTCGTAGCTTAGAAATACATCACTAGTTATGTAGGTTAGATATACATCACTAGTTTAGTTCTTATGAccgaatataaaatgaaatctgGCGAGGAATTTGTTTAGCAATAACCTTATGTATGTGTTCTAGATTTGGTTGACGGGTGTGGAGGGCCCGGCCCGCGACCGCGCCGCCGCCTGTATCTCTCGCTGCGGCGGCGTGCGGTACGACTGTCCACACGAGCGCGTCACACACGCACTGGCCGGTACTGCTGCCGCTGCTGCTAGTGCCAGTGCTGCGCTGCCTAGTGTACCCGTTCTGCAGCCTATGTGGCTGGTGAAGAGCGTGCTGGCTGGACGGCCGCTGGGAGAAGCTGAGGCGAGTGACGTGTACATGTCGTATGCTTGTAGAGTACAGTTACAGTAGTTTATAGCTTCAGTTGATGTAGCGTACACCTGCACGTGAAATAGGTCGTAGGGTATAGCCGCAGGTGATTTTAGTTAatacatatagttttaatgatGACAACTTTTTTGCCTcttcagtttttaataaatacaaaacctGCAACACCGGTCAAAGCTCGCACAAAGATCGAACCCGCGTCTCCGATGAGCAAGCGAAACATGCAGCTACTGAGACACGGACCCCTGGACCTGCCGCCGCCCACGCCCGAGGTGGAGGAACCGCCGGATGATATCGTTCATCATTACTTGAGTCGTGAGTATATATGATAGCCAATGCAAACATTAAtgggatattaaaataaggcCAAAGTATCCTCTAAGGGTGTATAcagatatattgaaatattatcttCCATTAAACTTTGTTGCAGAAAGACAAGAGCAAGAGAAGACTCCAGAACGTGTGATGCCAGCTGAGCCGGAGCAACCGGATGTGACAGAAGACCTCGACGAGCCCTCTGAGGAGGACATAGAGCAGATATTTAAGGGTATGTTAATTTACACATTTAAGGGTAAGTTGATTTACACTATCTAACGGTAGGTTATTTTGCAGTATTTCCGGGAAAGATAATGTATACTATTTAAGATTTAGTCAATTTTCAGTAATCATgagaaaagatatttaattcattccaAGAAATTATTTCGGAAACACTTCATTCGGATATGTTCTGAGACATCTGACCGAGTGGAAGAAATATGAACCAAAATCAAATACATGtttctttatctttaaattgttatagttCAATCAAATGAGGTCTATGGgattaaaaaatagatatcCTTCAGTAATAACAAATTCCAGGCGTAACGATACAAGTCCGAGGTCTGGATGAGGAGGCGATTACTGAGATAGCTGCGGAGGTGTCCGCGGCTGGCGGGCTGTTGGTGGCAGGGGGCGGGGTGAGGGGTGGTTCTGGGGCGGCGCCCTACGTGCTGGTGCCGCTGGAGTGGGACGGGGATGAGGACGGGGATGGGGACCTCGTCACGGTGTTCTGGATTGTGAGTAAATAACGTCGCTGGCCTCTGTACCAGCCTGTCTGGTGTTTTAGAAttgtgtgatatttttataacagctTTATgggaattttgttttattatttaaatttatcttccAGAAAGATTGTTTGTCCCGACAAGAACTCTTAGAGATCCAGTACTATCATCGTCCTGTTAAACTGCCGCAGTGGAGCGTGCCTCCCTTAGAAGGAGTGGTGGCCAGTTTGAGCACGTACAGCGGATTCGAGAGGGCGTTCCTAGACGAGCTCGCCAAACTACTGGGCGCCACGTTAGTGAACATGAAGAATTACGTATCATTTTGATCCCATCCATTCgcatatgttattttttgttaatgtctTTATTCTAGCACGCAGCTTCGCTTCTGTCGCCGCAACACGGCGAACGCTCTGGCCTCTACTCACCTGATATGTCCGACGGCCTCGGGCGATAAGTACCAAGGCGCCGTGAAGTGGGGTCTGCCCGCCGTCACCGCGGACTGGCTCGTCGACTGCGCTACTGCTGGTACTCGAaagaaagaaacaaaatatttagtagGGGAAACTAAAGGTGAGTGACGtttaacgaaataaattaaaatagaatacacGGCGCCTACAATATCCGAAATGAGATAGGCGTGTcgaaagataataatattcagaGCTGTCCTacgtacattatattatatatgtttagtttataatttttcaatcaaaatcCACAGCACCGCCGTCTCCGGAACAGCAGCGGGGACAGGAAGAGAGGCCGCGTGATGACACGAGTGTAGAACACAGGCACACGGACAAAGAGAATGCTATGTTCCCACCGAACGCCGCGCCTAGACGTGGCTCCATACCGGAACAAGTCACAAAAGGTATTTAGACATTAGCTAGcagaaattttaatcaaaaaaataaaaatgtcgttattttttaatgaagctAACATTTACGGATCACTAcgcgttgttttattattttctacataaaaaaaaactacatactcccgaacGAGACATTCTCATCTCGCCTGCCCGTGGTCGCGGTCGCCGCAGACTAAAAAACGTCggcagtatgtagtttaaaataataaaatgccgCGCACTGACCCGCACATGTTAGcttcatttgaatgaatactcgcgaaagtcttagatctcattatgcctttacttttatcattaaaaactaatgaCGTGTGATTGTCGCCGGGACGAAGAAATAACAAATCATGTCAGTCGTTATTGTATGATGCAAACAGCTGGTAATAGTTAACATTGGTCTATGTCCCGCGGCAGCGGACTGATAGCGTCGACTTATAGAATCTCCTTTTCCccaattgcaataaaatatttccccCCCCCTATCTATATCCGTAGTTTATCGTATAGAGACTCCTGTACACATTTATCAGTTGtagtattaaagaaaataaactacCTACATTACACTGGACATCATACTATTGAACAGTACCAAGTACATATAACCATAAAATGACACCATTATTCAAAGGTTTCAGCCGTTTTCTGTAATACAAACTGTGTGTCTGTACAGTCGTAATGCTGGTTGGTCATAATTTTCCAGGTGCTGACACAGAAATGTCCCCAGCCTCCCGGTACATAGCGATGGCGCGTCAAGGATTGCTGGGAGGAGACTCACAGGAGACACCGAATACATCCCACGACACACGGGACGGAGATAAACAAGGCACTGAATGATGACTTATGAGAATATAGACACTGGTCTACCCGCGGCTCAAACTGAGGACGCTGGATATggttttaaagattattaaatgaaacgtGATCCACAAAATAGTCATctgaattaagtaaaaatatagcaCATGCGTCAACTAAATGCGGAgagtaaattgaaataaaactaatatttttcgttctTACCACGCGtgtataatcatttttaactaCGTACTACCGACGACTCGGTTACTTTGCGGCGCTCGTGAGCCCGGGCGCGGGATGtgaatcaatcaatcaatgtGATGTGAAACCTCGGCAATGtgctgttaaaaataatcataaacgcgtagtaaatcctgaaacattagttttatgtCAGCGAACACTCGCGGCAGTCTAAGATCTCGTTGCGTGAAATACAGTTTCCGTGTGGGAAGTTCAACAACTATCTTATAGTCATTTCATCTCGTGTGTACATAGCTTTatagtcattatttttatcttctcTCAACAGCCGACGTCCAAGTCCGCACACCTCAGCTAGACGACGCGTTGTCCACTCCCAATCTCATGGGGCTGAGTCCTACCACCCGGCGGAGGTTGCGGGCCGTCAGGAGGGGGGAGATGCCCTCCGACCCCATCAGGACACCCACTGATCcctgtatgtgtttttttattttacaaaggaggcgaacgagcagacggcgtacctgatggaggtagtactgtcgaccatggacatccgcaacatagtcTTGCGAatgcgttgccacccttgaCTGGGGAAGAGGgggaggaaagggtgggaaatgggaaagggcaaccggctctctacACTAGGTCATTGATTTAAACCGACGACGCTGAGTACAGTTATCTGTACTAACAACTTTCAAACCGATTctgaacttataaatattaatgtttattataacagatagcgctgtattaaaaaaattatcaaatttcatATAGAAAACATTGAAGTAAAATTTCATCGACACGAACGGGATTTTCGAATCCAGGAACCTCTGGAATGACGCgtttcttaaatattcattacgtCACAGCACTATGTGGTAAATagaatgagaaaaaaaaatgattctcTATGTCCATGTACCCGCAGTCCCCCGTGCTCCGTGTACCCCCGACAGTTCGTTCTGTGCGGCCGTGGCGGGCGGTCGCCTGTCTCCGGGCGCGAGGAAGACGCTCTGGTCGCTGGTGGACCGCCTCCCTACCGGGACACCGGCCGCCGCGAGGTCGCACACGGTCAGTTCTTTGGTAGGAGGGCGGGGGTAACCTCTGAAATGGGtcttatataagaattaacaaatatatgtatttgtgaCACGAACTCGGTGATAAACGTTCCTGTGATTTCttctaaaactttatattattattgatatatataattaatatgttaaatagaGAAGTTGGTTTCtgtatacacacatatatataattattttttttagttttttctcAAACAATCTGATAATTAGTCATAATAGTTCTAAATTTCTCGAAGCTTTTTAGCTGAGATCAATTAGGGCAGTATATGTAAGTTGTAACAGAGGCGGTACTATTTATctgtgattttaaattatttgttgatCTGTCCAAAACCCTTTCGCATAGAAATGTTTGAGCGTGCaatacatgatttttttatttatattattattattaatattgtcttCTTCTATGTTCCAGCCGTTATCAGAGATCAGGAATCGTTTTCTGTCTCAGTTCAACGACTCGCCAACAGATGGCAGCGTCAGTAACAACACTGTGCCCAGGAAATTGCATTTGCACGTtggtattatttctttaatcagTGTCGCTAATCGCTAGTCGAAtggagatttttattttattcatgaagtaatttgttttgttgtataaataatcattGATGATAATGCACtctaatcttattatttttacaggaACAAGCAGAAACACCGCCGGCGAAAATGGCGAAAACTTTTGAAGATCAGGTAAGGTGTTGTTTATATGATGCGGTATTGTAAAGCTTCGTTATGACCTATTTGACATTTCTTTCGATCCAGAGCGCGGGTGGGATGAATATATCCGAAGATAACGACGGCTCCAAAAGCGCTGTCAGCGCTACAACAGTCGATACGCCGAAAAGCACAACATTGCCACCGGTGGTCGACGCACAGCTGCAGCGCTTGAGCGCTGTACTCGCCAGCCGACTGAGTTCACAACGGAAACGAACAAGAGACTCCGTTCCTTCACATAATAGCGATCCGCGTATGTATTATAACATGAAAACAAGAAAGTGTCTTCATTCAGTATTTGGAAATTGGCTATGACAGTAGGAGGTAATAGCAGACGCGATGTCCAACAGCTTTGCTTGCAATGTTGGCATTTAATGCCAACTTTAGAATAAGTTCGTACTAATTGATAGATAATTAGTATTAAGTATGGGATGTAGTATATaatggaatgaaaaaaaataaatttaaatattttttctattacgtTTTGTCACAGCATAGTGAAATCTCGTACAAACGattcaaaattatcatattataatgttaattgcCAGCCCCGCCTCAAGACAGCGAGCCGGCCCCCGAGTCACAACCGAACACAGTCGGCTGGGACGACACCGCGAGGAAGACGGAACACACCAACAGACCGACAGTCAGGAAGTTCATGTTGTCGTCAAATGTCGACgtaattgttttcattattaggCCACAatcgtaatatatttgttgctTTCGTCCAAGGAGGTCCGATAATAGttgattttcattattacCTCCTTTTTATTGTGAATCCAATAaggaagaaaaataatgaaggtAGGCTTTGAATTACAGTAAGCTGttcatataagaaaaatgcTATCGTTTTCGTTCTCGTCCTCGTTAATATGGACTCTAAAATTTCTCTCTCTATGTAAAAAGTGTGTTCAGACAACGTATGTGGTAATTAACCAGCAGCTAAATCTACAAATCGTCAGatgttttcaaacaaaatagaaCTGACTTCGCTGGCACTGCACGGAATTTTTTGACATATATCGATCCGTATGTGTGCTGATATCTACGTGACGTTAATGTAAAGTTACATCAACTTCCGTCACGTAGTTTTCTACGTTGAAGATCAACATTCttcaatacattatatacagttttaatatgtgcacattaaattttagaacCGTGAAGAGATCGCCGCTATGATCCAGTGTCTGGGCGGGGAAGTGTCGGACAGTCCTGAACTAGATTTGTTCGCTACGCACTTACTGTGCGCCGCGCCGGGGAGGAGTGAGAAGATGCTGGGTTCAGTGGCCGCTGGGAAGTGGATCCTTCATCCCGCTTATGTATCCAGGAGCCGTGCCGCTGGGAGGTTCCTCGAGGTGAGAGTATGGGTGACGTCAGGGTATCAACGAGTATATTAGGTCAAAGTACACTGTTCGTTATTCGAAAGACgctgtttgttataaaaatcatttcgaACTGATGGAAAAATATCAAAGGCTGATCCCAAATATATATGCGATTCTGGCgtataaatgttgtttataatgttatcaGGAAGAAGAATACGAGTGGGGAAACCCTAAAGCGGCATGTCTACCGACTCTGACCGGGGCCGAGAAGAGCTTAGCGCAGGCGGCCTATCGCTGGAGGGCGGTGAGGAAGGCCGGGGGGCGAGGGCCCTTCGACGGCATGAGAGCTATACTACACGTGCCCGCGGCTAGGAAGAGGCTACTGGCCAGGTTGCTGGAGGCTGGCGACGGAATCGCTTGTGACGATGAGTTAGTCACTACATGCTTCgatattattagataatataGATAAGGATAAGGATTTCATTAACGAAACCTAAGAGATGAGCCACAGTATATAGCTTAATTCATAGGTTACGATCAGGACACGATAGTCCAAACGGTAAAGTTACTGGAACGAGGTATCGCAGAAGACGCAGGCTCAAATCTTGCTGAATTTTCTTTTCGACTTTGAGATAACTAAagattgttttatgtaatcaaaattgatgcaaaatttaattcgagtatttatatataataatacggGACGAAACTTTGTAGCAgtaatggattcaccgtgcgggtggcGGGTGGATCCGTCGTAGctgggagaggagcttcaacggTGCCGGGCCTTGCGATCCAGGTGTAGGTCTAAGGAGTCTATCTAACGCGATAAACGCTCCCCCCCACCgaccaagctcctctccctgacCGGATTTggaaagataataatatatttctccCCAGGCCCCCGTACTCCGAGGTGAACGTGACGGTGTGTTTCGCTGATCTCAAGCGCTATCCCTTGTCTGAGAGGGATTCCTCTTGGTTCGTGTCTCGCGGCACCCCGGTCTGCCCCCCGGTGCTGCTGAGCTCCTACCTCACCGAGGACACGCCCCCCGACCCGCTGCAACACTGCTTTCCCAATTTTAGaccttaattaaatatatatagagctGTTTGTGTTTTATTGCGTTTGTTTGAACTGCGTCCATATGTGTAGTGGGTTTGAGTTGTGGgctttcgttttatttaatatgatattctGAATAAATCCCTCTTATGGGAAATACGATCACATAATTATCTTCAACTATAGCGTTagaggtaaaaaatatataaatttaccctattttttttaccttgtttttaatagtatgtacttttatattatttgccattatttttttatatgtcct contains:
- the LOC116768598 gene encoding pre-rRNA-processing protein TSR2 homolog; this encodes MLYDDFKPIVDLVFNNWTALQLAVEHGMGAPGGEKTAQLMCVYVARYCVENVVDRDDLTELLEDLMDEEFETVCHDNSPKEVASLLVFYLGLLKEGRHEELRNHIESMPKCQKWLSEPIHESIPPQCHGNPDDDTTSSGEDNSDEESEAATSAAASHNEPEPMDEDVEPGWTMVRSRRRK
- the LOC116765593 gene encoding DNA topoisomerase 2-binding protein 1-A-like, with amino-acid sequence MNEDINVTFIIPPECRNENDCSEEMQLAFTACEQHSGGGIKAQWQAQATWKKFIGLTKKDVFVVSEFQGEFFERLRLTKCLLVGPRCISCCLTEGISIPSGPEPVFTIAMRGLVVTASGLSKQQKENIKKKVHWMGGLYSTVLTEDTTHLVADTVLSDKYVKAVERNLPVMKDTWIEAVWETSLRLNISAASSDFDDHKLPPFANLQVTTTGITKKDKALVMKLVSENGGTFSGAFQSETTDIVVLNKDSIGSEKYKAALEYGKACVLPSWVIDSAARGVALPLSKYRVAGASTSSPLSEHRAPDMSLNFSRITNLRPPSNFVDESRAVDISTMSGRMKLSQEAKKSNDTSAEKELLSHFEKLDVTTIKKAGPIFDGFCIWLTGVEGPARDRAAACISRCGGVRYDCPHERVTHALAGTAAAAASASAALPSVPVLQPMWLVKSVLAGRPLGEAEFLINTKPATPVKARTKIEPASPMSKRNMQLLRHGPLDLPPPTPEVEEPPDDIVHHYLSQRQEQEKTPERVMPAEPEQPDVTEDLDEPSEEDIEQIFKGVTIQVRGLDEEAITEIAAEVSAAGGLLVAGGGVRGGSGAAPYVLVPLEWDGDEDGDGDLVTVFWIKDCLSRQELLEIQYYHRPVKLPQWSVPPLEGVVASLSTYSGFERAFLDELAKLLGATTQLRFCRRNTANALASTHLICPTASGDKYQGAVKWGLPAVTADWLVDCATAGTRKKETKYLVGETKAPPSPEQQRGQEERPRDDTSVEHRHTDKENAMFPPNAAPRRGSIPEQVTKGADTEMSPASRYIAMARQGLLGGDSQETPNTSHDTRDGDKQADVQVRTPQLDDALSTPNLMGLSPTTRRRLRAVRRGEMPSDPIRTPTDPFPRAPCTPDSSFCAAVAGGRLSPGARKTLWSLVDRLPTGTPAAARSHTPLSEIRNRFLSQFNDSPTDGSVSNNTVPRKLHLHEQAETPPAKMAKTFEDQSAGGMNISEDNDGSKSAVSATTVDTPKSTTLPPVVDAQLQRLSAVLASRLSSQRKRTRDSVPSHNSDPPPPQDSEPAPESQPNTVGWDDTARKTEHTNRPTVRKFMLSSNVDNREEIAAMIQCLGGEVSDSPELDLFATHLLCAAPGRSEKMLGSVAAGKWILHPAYVSRSRAAGRFLEEEEYEWGNPKAACLPTLTGAEKSLAQAAYRWRAVRKAGGRGPFDGMRAILHVPAARKRLLARLLEAGDGIACDDEPPYSEVNVTVCFADLKRYPLSERDSSWFVSRGTPVCPPVLLSSYLTEDTPPDPLQHCFPNFRP